Proteins encoded within one genomic window of Methanosarcina barkeri str. Wiesmoor:
- a CDS encoding ABC transporter ATP-binding protein codes for MKLILNDIVKSFDKKEVLRGASFAFEKGEIYGLLGRNGSGKTTLFNCINEDLRIDGGSILLEENGVQREICPDDIGYVLSTPVVPEFLTGREFLKFFLDINVKKIPDIKPIDEYFDFVKIESEDRDRLLKDYSHGMKSKMQMLISFIANPSILLLDEPLTSFDVVVADEMKTLLRQIKKDHIIIFSTHIMELALDLCDEIVILSGGVLEKMEKDDLSNGAFKDKILQALRRDEND; via the coding sequence ATGAAACTGATCCTGAACGATATCGTAAAAAGTTTTGACAAAAAGGAGGTTTTGCGGGGTGCGAGTTTTGCCTTTGAAAAGGGGGAAATTTACGGACTCCTCGGAAGAAACGGCTCAGGCAAAACCACGCTGTTTAACTGCATCAATGAGGATTTGAGGATTGACGGCGGTTCAATTCTCCTTGAAGAAAATGGAGTGCAGAGAGAAATTTGTCCTGATGATATCGGATATGTTCTGTCGACGCCAGTAGTTCCGGAGTTCTTGACAGGCAGAGAGTTTTTAAAGTTCTTTCTTGACATAAACGTGAAAAAAATTCCGGACATTAAGCCTATTGACGAATATTTCGATTTTGTAAAGATCGAAAGCGAGGATCGCGACAGGCTTTTGAAAGATTATTCCCATGGCATGAAGAGCAAGATGCAGATGCTTATAAGCTTCATCGCAAATCCATCCATTCTGCTTTTAGACGAGCCGCTGACCTCATTTGACGTTGTGGTCGCTGACGAAATGAAGACGCTGCTGCGCCAAATCAAAAAAGACCACATTATTATTTTTTCTACTCATATCATGGAGCTTGCTCTGGATTTATGTGACGAGATCGTGATTCTGAGCGGCGGGGTTCTGGAAAAAATGGAAAAGGATGACCTCAGCAACGGGGCCTTTAAGGATAAGATCCTTCAGGCCCTAAGGAGGGATGAGAATGATTGA
- a CDS encoding RNA-guided pseudouridylation complex pseudouridine synthase subunit Cbf5, translating into MSPAGKLPSEAERILVRKSGAWTNPSYGSYPEKRPILEYIEKGVVNIDKPKGPTSHEVAAWVKAILGVSTAGHAGSLDPKVTGLLPTLLGKATKAVPALRLSGKEYVCLLKLHKEMPQKLVRKVCEEFTGPIYQMPPIKSAVKRVIRIRTIYYLEVLEIEGSFVLFRVGCEAGTYIRKLCHDIGLALGCGGHMQELRRTKAGPFTEETLVTLQDLKDAYVLWKEDGDESEIRRVIMPMETAVSHLPKIILRDSAVDAICSGAALAVPGITSLDANLKKGELIALFTLKGELVALAKAEMSTEELLKASTGLAATSVRIMMEIGTYPKGWTKKEYGVES; encoded by the coding sequence ATGTCACCTGCTGGCAAATTGCCGTCCGAAGCTGAAAGAATTCTGGTCCGGAAATCCGGTGCCTGGACAAACCCCTCTTACGGTTCTTACCCGGAAAAGCGTCCTATTCTTGAATATATTGAGAAAGGGGTTGTAAATATTGATAAACCAAAGGGGCCGACAAGTCACGAGGTTGCAGCCTGGGTAAAAGCTATTCTGGGCGTGAGTACGGCAGGGCATGCAGGCTCACTTGATCCCAAGGTTACAGGGCTTTTGCCCACTTTACTCGGAAAGGCTACAAAGGCAGTCCCTGCTCTGCGCCTTTCTGGAAAGGAATATGTCTGCCTTCTGAAGCTTCATAAGGAAATGCCTCAAAAACTGGTCAGGAAGGTCTGTGAGGAATTTACAGGCCCTATCTACCAGATGCCTCCTATCAAATCAGCTGTCAAACGCGTTATCAGGATAAGGACGATCTATTACCTTGAAGTGCTTGAAATTGAAGGGAGTTTTGTGCTCTTTCGCGTGGGATGCGAAGCCGGGACTTACATCAGAAAACTCTGTCACGATATTGGACTTGCTCTTGGTTGCGGCGGACATATGCAGGAACTCAGGAGGACAAAAGCAGGCCCGTTTACCGAGGAAACACTTGTCACCCTCCAGGATCTCAAAGATGCATATGTACTCTGGAAGGAAGACGGGGATGAGTCTGAAATCCGGCGTGTAATCATGCCAATGGAAACGGCTGTATCTCACCTTCCCAAGATTATCCTGCGGGACAGTGCAGTAGATGCAATCTGTTCAGGGGCTGCTCTGGCAGTTCCGGGCATAACAAGCCTGGATGCGAACCTTAAGAAAGGAGAGCTTATAGCGTTGTTTACCCTTAAAGGTGAGCTCGTTGCCCTTGCAAAAGCTGAAATGAGTACAGAAGAGCTCCTCAAAGCTTCAACCGGACTTGCAGCTACCTCAGTCCGAATTATGATGGAGATAGGAACCTATCCAAAGGGTTGGACTAAAAAAGAGTATGGTGTTGAATCCTAA
- a CDS encoding 50S ribosomal protein L19e: MSDLANQRRLASKILECGLDRVWLNPEASEEIASAITREDIRGLIENGTIKAKPIKGVSRGRARALAAKRKYGHCKGQGSRKGKKGARTPKKEQWIKKIRALRRRLKELRADGTLDKSVYCRLYRKAKGGEYRSVAHLNSHLGSEKLLKK, from the coding sequence ATGTCAGATCTGGCCAATCAAAGAAGGTTAGCCTCCAAAATTCTAGAATGCGGACTTGACAGGGTATGGCTTAATCCGGAAGCCTCCGAAGAGATCGCGTCGGCAATTACCAGGGAAGATATTCGCGGGCTCATTGAGAACGGCACTATTAAAGCTAAGCCGATCAAAGGAGTCAGCAGAGGCCGAGCCAGAGCTCTTGCTGCCAAGCGCAAGTATGGGCACTGTAAAGGTCAAGGTTCAAGAAAAGGTAAGAAAGGAGCCCGTACTCCTAAGAAGGAGCAGTGGATCAAAAAGATCCGGGCGCTTAGAAGAAGACTCAAGGAACTGCGTGCAGATGGAACACTTGATAAATCCGTGTACTGCAGACTTTACAGAAAAGCAAAAGGCGGCGAATACAGAAGTGTTGCTCACCTTAATTCTCACCTTGGGTCTGAAAAACTGTTAAAGAAATAA
- a CDS encoding adenylate kinase has product MNIILFGPPGAGKGTQAKKMVDNYGIPQISTGDILRANVREGTELGLAAKEYMDKGELVPDEVLIGIIKNRLKEQDCEKGFILDGYPRTIPQADALAVILDEINKPIDVVLNLEVPDEELIERISGRLMCNCGASYHRTFNPPKKDDVCDICGGKVFQRADDKEEAVKNRLNVYKKQTEPLIDYYTKQGLLVTLDGTKDIDEVFEEIKAVLKKFA; this is encoded by the coding sequence ATGAATATAATACTCTTCGGGCCCCCAGGTGCCGGAAAAGGTACCCAGGCCAAAAAAATGGTTGACAACTATGGAATCCCGCAGATCTCCACAGGTGATATCCTGCGGGCAAATGTCAGGGAAGGAACCGAGCTTGGGCTTGCAGCCAAGGAATATATGGACAAAGGAGAACTTGTTCCTGATGAGGTACTTATAGGGATTATCAAGAACCGTCTTAAAGAACAGGACTGTGAAAAGGGTTTCATCCTTGACGGGTATCCAAGAACAATACCTCAGGCTGATGCTCTTGCAGTCATACTTGATGAGATCAATAAGCCCATAGATGTTGTTCTCAATCTCGAAGTGCCTGATGAAGAACTGATTGAAAGAATAAGCGGTCGCCTTATGTGCAACTGCGGTGCGAGCTACCACAGGACTTTTAACCCGCCGAAAAAAGATGATGTCTGTGACATTTGCGGGGGTAAGGTTTTCCAGCGTGCTGATGACAAAGAAGAGGCTGTCAAGAACCGTCTTAATGTCTATAAAAAGCAGACAGAACCTCTTATTGACTATTACACAAAGCAGGGACTTCTGGTAACTCTAGACGGCACAAAAGATATCGACGAGGTATTTGAAGAAATAAAGGCAGTTCTTAAAAAATTTGCCTGA
- the secY gene encoding preprotein translocase subunit SecY — protein sequence MTLRDTLEPFFNKLPAVASPEKHVHFKDKLWWTLGVLLLYFALANVPLFGMSQDSVDLFESYRAFFAGASGSLILLGIGPIVTASIVLQLLVGADIIKLDLSDPKDQSFFQGAQKFLVFVMIILEALPQLLGGYIQPDPGLASSLGVGLGVITFLLLIQIFIGGALILFMDEVVSKWGIGSGVGLFIVAGISQQIVTGIFNWQLDSSGLPVGLIPKWIYIAQNVGADYLLSGEGVLYMLVSGGILALLSTIVIFLLVVYVESTRIEIPLAHSAVRGARGRFPVKLIYASVLPMILVRALQANIQMIGIILASRGITFFGEFHGSTPLNGIMYYLAPIHSPYDWIPSLVRQSFSGYGAATPANWQIVLHVFTDATMLVVGGIIFALFWIETTGMGAKPTAQKIFNSGMQIPGFRRNISSIEKVTQRYIPKVTVIGGAFIGLLTLIASLLGTLGSTSGTGLLLAVSIVYRLYEDIASEQMMEMHPMIRSFFGEQ from the coding sequence ATGACTCTCAGGGATACGTTAGAACCGTTTTTTAACAAGTTACCTGCAGTAGCAAGTCCGGAAAAACACGTCCATTTTAAGGATAAGCTCTGGTGGACTCTGGGAGTCCTTTTGCTGTACTTTGCTCTGGCAAATGTACCGCTTTTTGGGATGTCCCAGGACTCGGTTGACCTTTTTGAATCTTACCGTGCCTTCTTTGCAGGTGCGTCTGGATCTCTAATTCTCCTAGGTATCGGGCCTATTGTCACGGCTTCGATTGTCCTGCAACTTCTTGTTGGAGCAGATATCATTAAATTGGACCTGTCAGATCCCAAAGATCAGTCATTCTTCCAGGGAGCTCAGAAGTTCCTTGTGTTTGTCATGATCATACTGGAAGCTCTGCCGCAGCTACTTGGTGGATATATCCAGCCGGATCCAGGGCTCGCTTCTTCTCTAGGTGTAGGCCTGGGAGTAATCACCTTCCTGCTTCTTATCCAGATCTTTATTGGAGGCGCACTGATCCTTTTCATGGATGAAGTGGTTTCCAAATGGGGCATCGGGTCAGGAGTCGGGCTTTTTATTGTTGCGGGAATCTCTCAGCAGATTGTTACAGGAATCTTTAACTGGCAGCTTGATTCTTCCGGGCTCCCGGTCGGGCTGATTCCAAAATGGATTTACATCGCCCAGAACGTTGGAGCAGATTACCTTCTTTCAGGTGAGGGCGTGTTGTATATGCTGGTCAGTGGAGGTATTCTTGCGCTTCTAAGCACGATTGTTATTTTCTTGCTTGTGGTGTACGTGGAAAGTACAAGAATCGAAATTCCTCTCGCCCACAGTGCGGTTAGAGGAGCAAGGGGCCGTTTTCCTGTCAAGTTAATATACGCATCAGTCTTGCCGATGATCCTTGTCAGAGCTCTTCAGGCGAATATCCAGATGATTGGAATTATTCTTGCCAGCCGTGGAATCACTTTCTTTGGAGAGTTCCATGGGTCTACGCCGCTAAACGGGATTATGTATTACCTTGCTCCAATACACAGTCCTTATGATTGGATTCCATCTCTTGTAAGACAGTCCTTTTCAGGTTATGGGGCGGCTACACCTGCAAACTGGCAGATTGTACTTCATGTCTTTACAGATGCTACTATGCTTGTCGTAGGCGGAATTATCTTTGCACTCTTTTGGATAGAAACAACGGGTATGGGAGCTAAACCTACTGCACAGAAGATTTTCAATTCCGGCATGCAGATTCCAGGTTTCAGGCGAAATATTAGCAGTATTGAAAAAGTTACCCAGCGTTATATCCCGAAAGTCACCGTAATAGGTGGGGCTTTCATAGGGCTGCTGACGCTGATTGCAAGCTTGCTCGGTACTCTTGGAAGTACTAGTGGTACAGGGCTTTTGCTGGCTGTCAGTATCGTATATCGTCTCTATGAGGACATAGCTTCCGAGCAGATGATGGAAATGCATCCGATGATCCGCTCCTTCTTTGGGGAACAGTAA
- the cmk gene encoding (d)CMP kinase — protein MRITVSGLPGSGTTTVSKLLAEYYELELISSGEIFRRIAREKEMSLAEFGAMAEKDPSIDLAIDKNQREVIHSHEKLILESRLAGHMAKEVPNVLKIWIKAPLPVRVKRILRREKSVSFDEELERTVEREKSEALRYMNYYNIDIDDLSIYDIVIDSEKWNQYQILDILKVAIDSLVGPE, from the coding sequence ATGCGGATAACAGTTAGCGGGCTTCCCGGAAGTGGGACAACAACGGTTTCAAAGCTCCTTGCAGAATACTATGAACTTGAACTGATCTCCTCGGGTGAAATTTTCAGGAGGATAGCCAGGGAGAAGGAAATGAGCCTGGCAGAATTCGGAGCTATGGCCGAAAAAGACCCTTCAATTGACCTGGCTATTGATAAAAATCAGAGGGAAGTTATCCACAGTCATGAAAAGCTGATCCTCGAAAGCAGGCTTGCAGGCCATATGGCCAAAGAAGTCCCAAATGTACTTAAAATCTGGATAAAGGCTCCGCTACCTGTACGGGTAAAACGAATCTTGAGGCGGGAAAAATCAGTCTCTTTTGACGAAGAGCTCGAAAGAACAGTTGAGAGGGAAAAATCTGAGGCCCTCCGCTATATGAACTATTACAATATCGATATTGACGACCTCTCAATTTACGACATCGTTATTGATTCTGAAAAATGGAATCAGTACCAGATTCTTGACATTTTGAAGGTAGCTATCGATTCTCTCGTAGGGCCAGAGTAA
- a CDS encoding 30S ribosomal protein S5 — protein sequence MAFDEEWIPKTRLGKLVMEGQVASMEEAIKSGLPIREPQIIDMLLPDLEDEVLDINMVQRMTDSGRRVKFRATVIVGNRNGYVGLGQAKDVQVGPAIRKAIDAAKLDITYIHRGCGSWECACGLPHTVPYEVTGKAGSVSVTLIPAPRGLGIAAGNTATKVLEKAGIKDVWTKTFGTTRSTLNFAKATFDALNQVNVMRLPVYCKEEA from the coding sequence ATGGCATTCGATGAAGAATGGATTCCAAAAACCAGGCTTGGAAAATTAGTTATGGAAGGACAGGTTGCTTCCATGGAAGAAGCAATCAAATCAGGCCTGCCTATCAGGGAACCTCAGATAATTGATATGCTGCTTCCTGACCTGGAAGACGAGGTACTCGATATTAACATGGTTCAGAGGATGACTGACTCTGGACGTCGTGTGAAATTCAGAGCAACTGTAATTGTAGGAAACAGAAATGGCTATGTAGGGCTCGGGCAGGCAAAGGATGTGCAGGTAGGGCCTGCTATCCGTAAGGCAATTGATGCTGCAAAGCTCGATATCACCTATATCCATAGAGGCTGTGGATCCTGGGAATGTGCCTGTGGTCTGCCTCACACTGTTCCTTATGAAGTAACCGGAAAGGCAGGCAGTGTAAGCGTAACTCTTATTCCGGCACCAAGAGGCCTTGGAATTGCTGCAGGGAATACTGCAACCAAAGTGCTGGAAAAAGCCGGGATTAAAGATGTATGGACCAAGACCTTCGGTACTACCCGGTCTACCCTCAACTTCGCAAAGGCAACCTTTGACGCCCTTAATCAGGTCAATGTTATGAGGCTGCCAGTCTACTGTAAGGAGGAAGCCTGA
- a CDS encoding 50S ribosomal protein L18, translating to MATGPRYKVPFRRRREGRTNYHLRLKLLISKQDRVVVRKSARNVQIQLIAPTPEGDITYSSAVSSELAKYGYTGVTGNTTAAYLTGLLFGLKSLKKGYEGGILDIGLQASSAGSRVYAALKGIVDSGFEVPCSPEVFPSDERIRGEHIAEYREESSDLPEQFEATKEKIFAEFS from the coding sequence ATGGCAACAGGACCGAGATATAAGGTTCCTTTTAGACGACGAAGAGAAGGACGCACTAATTACCACCTGAGACTCAAGTTACTGATCTCAAAGCAGGATCGTGTGGTTGTCAGGAAGAGTGCAAGAAATGTTCAAATCCAGTTAATAGCTCCGACCCCAGAAGGGGATATAACTTATTCCTCAGCCGTTTCGAGTGAGCTTGCTAAGTACGGTTACACAGGGGTTACCGGAAACACAACGGCTGCATACCTTACGGGACTCCTGTTCGGGCTTAAAAGCTTGAAGAAGGGGTATGAAGGAGGAATTCTGGATATAGGACTTCAGGCTTCCTCTGCAGGTTCCAGGGTTTATGCTGCGCTTAAAGGCATAGTTGACTCGGGTTTCGAAGTCCCCTGCAGCCCTGAAGTTTTCCCTTCGGATGAGAGAATCCGGGGAGAGCACATTGCTGAATACAGAGAAGAGAGCTCAGACCTGCCAGAGCAGTTTGAAGCAACCAAAGAGAAAATCTTTGCTGAGTTTAGTTAA
- a CDS encoding 50S ribosomal protein L30 yields the protein MYAIVRLRGQVNVRYTIEDTMKMLRLHKVNHCVLVPENPHFKGMVQKVKDYVAFGKIDANTLAEILENRGRLEGDTRLTEEYIRENTAYDSIQAFAEAVVNGETTLKSVPKLKPVFRLHPPRKGHAGIKRTVQQGGELGDHGDGINALLHKMR from the coding sequence ATGTATGCCATTGTTAGGTTGAGAGGTCAGGTTAATGTCCGGTACACGATTGAAGATACGATGAAGATGCTTCGCTTGCACAAGGTTAACCATTGTGTGCTTGTGCCTGAGAATCCTCATTTCAAAGGTATGGTCCAGAAGGTGAAGGACTACGTTGCCTTTGGGAAAATTGATGCAAATACCCTTGCAGAGATCCTCGAAAACCGTGGAAGACTCGAAGGCGATACTCGCCTGACTGAGGAATATATCAGGGAAAACACAGCCTATGATTCAATTCAGGCTTTTGCTGAAGCTGTAGTTAATGGAGAAACTACCCTTAAGTCAGTTCCCAAACTGAAGCCTGTTTTCAGGCTTCACCCTCCAAGAAAAGGACACGCAGGGATTAAAAGAACCGTACAGCAGGGTGGCGAGCTCGGAGACCACGGCGATGGGATCAATGCACTCCTGCACAAAATGAGATAA
- a CDS encoding uL15m family ribosomal protein produces MDTKKFRGSRTCGGGTHKNRRGAGNRGGRGKAGACKHHFVRAMFRGYSYGKHGFNLPAEISRDVSIVNVGELDELAPYLVEEGLAEIKDDAYHINLENLGIEKVLGSGRVMKNLVVTSEGFSASAREKIEAAGGSCIDAE; encoded by the coding sequence ATGGATACAAAGAAGTTCAGAGGGTCCAGGACCTGCGGAGGCGGGACTCATAAAAACAGGCGTGGAGCCGGAAACCGCGGAGGACGTGGAAAAGCCGGTGCCTGTAAGCACCACTTTGTAAGAGCTATGTTCAGGGGATACAGCTACGGAAAGCATGGTTTCAATCTCCCTGCTGAGATCTCCAGGGACGTTTCCATAGTAAATGTGGGAGAACTTGATGAACTTGCTCCTTACCTTGTTGAGGAAGGGCTTGCAGAAATCAAGGATGATGCATACCACATCAACCTTGAAAACCTTGGAATCGAAAAAGTACTCGGAAGCGGACGTGTTATGAAGAACCTTGTTGTTACTTCGGAAGGATTCTCCGCATCTGCCCGCGAAAAAATTGAAGCCGCTGGTGGAAGTTGCATCGATGCCGAATAA
- a CDS encoding DUF106 domain-containing protein has product MVSETLKTQIDRFLLALGFSLMIGIMILGQSFREAVGEVVGTLMNPVLALVGQENFYLILLVMASITAIYASLIQKYTIDWDLMRNTQERMKVFQKEFREAQLSQNTYMLKKLEEQRQTMMEDQMKMSKQQFKPMAYISIISVPLFMWAYYYISGHGSATMVFPFWGEQLLTTHAFWYFQNWLYWYFICSLGVSQFIRKALDIGGV; this is encoded by the coding sequence TTGGTTTCGGAGACATTAAAAACTCAAATAGACCGGTTCCTGCTGGCTCTCGGTTTTTCCCTTATGATTGGGATTATGATTCTCGGGCAGAGTTTCAGGGAGGCTGTCGGGGAAGTAGTAGGGACTTTAATGAATCCCGTACTTGCTCTGGTCGGGCAGGAGAATTTCTATCTAATCCTTTTGGTAATGGCATCTATTACTGCTATTTACGCATCCCTTATCCAGAAATACACAATTGACTGGGACCTCATGAGGAATACCCAGGAACGCATGAAGGTTTTCCAGAAGGAATTCCGGGAGGCACAGCTTTCTCAGAACACTTATATGCTTAAAAAACTGGAAGAACAACGCCAAACAATGATGGAAGACCAGATGAAGATGTCCAAGCAGCAGTTCAAGCCTATGGCTTACATCAGTATTATTTCGGTTCCTCTCTTCATGTGGGCTTATTATTACATCAGTGGGCACGGAAGCGCCACGATGGTTTTTCCTTTCTGGGGTGAACAGTTGTTGACAACCCATGCTTTTTGGTACTTCCAGAACTGGTTATACTGGTACTTTATTTGTTCTCTTGGAGTTAGCCAGTTTATCAGAAAGGCACTGGATATCGGTGGGGTCTGA
- a CDS encoding 50S ribosomal protein L32e codes for MAEEFKSEDTLVSTLDMDSESRRLFNVRKVQKGKKPQFKRAACHKFKRLDSNWRHPRGTQGKQRRKYVSKGAHAQVGYGSPAAVKGLHPSGYSDVLISSVAELELVDPSYEAIRVASTVGSRKKAIIITKAGELGIKVLNPGRSE; via the coding sequence ATGGCAGAAGAATTCAAATCAGAAGATACTTTAGTTTCCACCCTTGATATGGACTCTGAATCCAGGCGATTATTCAATGTGAGAAAAGTCCAGAAGGGAAAGAAGCCCCAGTTCAAGAGAGCAGCCTGTCATAAATTTAAGAGGCTTGACAGCAACTGGAGGCACCCGAGAGGTACTCAGGGTAAACAGCGTAGAAAATATGTCTCAAAAGGTGCTCATGCCCAGGTGGGATACGGAAGTCCTGCTGCAGTAAAGGGCCTGCACCCGTCCGGTTATTCTGATGTGCTTATTTCCAGCGTTGCTGAGCTTGAGCTCGTTGATCCTTCTTATGAGGCTATCAGGGTAGCATCGACAGTAGGCTCAAGAAAGAAAGCTATTATTATTACAAAAGCTGGAGAACTTGGTATTAAAGTACTGAACCCTGGAAGGAGTGAATAA